From the genome of Streptacidiphilus rugosus AM-16, one region includes:
- a CDS encoding glutamate-5-semialdehyde dehydrogenase yields MSSHSAEFPSPDLPSPLPKSAVLQAAYRAKAAAATLAPLPRTPKDDALLAIADALQVRTREIVEANAEDVARAREAGTDEAVIDRLTLTRERVAAIADDVRRVAGLPDPVGEVVRGYTLPNGLDVRQVRVPLGVIGIIYEARPNVTVDAAALCLKSGNAVLLRGSSSAIASNRKLVEVIRDAVGGAGLPADAVQLVPGESRDSVQELMRARGMVDVLIPRGGASLIRTVVEQSTVPVIETGTGNCHVYVDAETDLAMAVEILINSKAQRVSVCNSAETLLVHRDIADAFLPLALAALAEAGVTVHADPRVQEVAEREGSKAVVVPATPEDWETEYLSYDIAAGVVDSLEDAVAHIRLWSSGHTEAIVTTSQATARRFTQLVDATTVAVNASTRFTDGGQFGFGAEIGISTQKLHARGPMGLPELTSTKYIVTGDGHIRR; encoded by the coding sequence ATGAGCAGCCACTCCGCCGAGTTCCCCTCGCCCGACCTGCCGTCGCCGCTGCCGAAGTCGGCCGTCCTGCAGGCCGCCTACCGGGCCAAGGCCGCCGCCGCGACGCTCGCGCCGCTGCCGCGGACGCCGAAGGACGACGCGCTGCTCGCCATCGCGGACGCGCTGCAGGTGCGGACCAGGGAGATCGTCGAGGCCAACGCCGAGGACGTCGCGCGGGCGCGCGAGGCCGGGACGGACGAGGCCGTGATCGACCGGCTGACGCTGACCAGGGAGCGGGTCGCGGCCATCGCCGACGACGTGCGCCGGGTCGCCGGGCTGCCGGACCCGGTGGGGGAGGTCGTGCGCGGCTACACCCTCCCGAACGGGCTCGACGTGCGGCAGGTCAGGGTGCCGCTCGGGGTGATCGGCATCATCTACGAGGCTCGGCCCAACGTCACCGTCGACGCCGCCGCGCTCTGCCTCAAGTCCGGCAACGCCGTCCTGTTGCGCGGCTCCTCCTCCGCCATCGCGTCCAACCGCAAGCTGGTCGAGGTGATCCGCGACGCGGTCGGCGGCGCAGGCCTGCCCGCGGACGCGGTCCAGCTGGTGCCGGGGGAGAGCCGGGACTCGGTCCAGGAGCTGATGCGGGCCAGGGGCATGGTCGACGTGCTGATCCCGCGCGGCGGCGCCTCGCTGATCCGCACCGTGGTCGAGCAGTCCACCGTCCCCGTCATCGAGACCGGGACCGGCAACTGCCACGTCTACGTGGACGCCGAGACCGACCTGGCCATGGCCGTGGAGATCCTGATCAACTCCAAGGCCCAGCGCGTCAGCGTCTGCAACAGCGCCGAGACGCTGCTGGTCCACCGCGACATCGCGGACGCCTTCCTCCCGCTGGCCCTCGCCGCGCTCGCCGAGGCCGGGGTGACCGTGCACGCGGACCCGCGGGTGCAGGAGGTCGCCGAGCGCGAGGGCAGCAAGGCCGTGGTCGTGCCGGCGACGCCGGAGGACTGGGAGACCGAGTACCTCTCGTACGACATCGCCGCGGGCGTCGTGGACTCGCTGGAGGACGCGGTGGCCCACATCCGGCTCTGGTCCTCCGGCCACACCGAGGCGATCGTGACGACCTCTCAGGCGACGGCCCGCCGTTTCACCCAGCTGGTCGACGCGACGACGGTGGCGGTCAACGCCTCCACCCGGTTCACCGACGGCG